Proteins found in one Pseudomonas sp. P8_241 genomic segment:
- a CDS encoding TatD family hydrolase: MELIDTHTHLDFPDFDADRQALMDESRALGVRRMVVLGVYQGNWQRVWELVQSDPDLYAAFGLHPVYLDDHRPEHLSELGDWLTRLAGHRQLCAVGEIGLDYFIESLDRARQQTLFDAQLQLAADFNLPALIHVRRSHAAVIATLKRFKLKRAGIIHAFAGSSEEAREYIRLGFKLGLGGAATWPQALRMHRVLAELPLDAVVLETDSPDMAPAMFPGQRNSPAHLLAICAALAGIMAISPEQLAAASTANACELFDW; the protein is encoded by the coding sequence GTGGAACTGATCGACACCCACACCCATCTGGATTTTCCGGATTTTGACGCTGATCGTCAGGCGTTGATGGACGAAAGCCGCGCACTCGGCGTGCGGCGCATGGTGGTGCTGGGGGTTTATCAAGGCAATTGGCAGCGGGTCTGGGAGCTGGTGCAAAGCGATCCCGACCTGTATGCGGCGTTCGGTTTGCATCCGGTGTATCTGGACGATCATCGCCCTGAACATTTGAGCGAACTTGGCGACTGGCTGACGCGCCTGGCTGGCCATCGGCAACTGTGCGCCGTCGGTGAAATCGGTCTGGATTACTTTATCGAATCCCTTGACCGCGCACGCCAGCAGACATTATTCGACGCACAGCTGCAGCTGGCGGCGGACTTCAATCTTCCAGCGCTGATCCATGTACGGCGCAGCCATGCCGCAGTGATCGCCACGCTCAAGCGCTTCAAACTCAAGCGCGCCGGCATCATCCACGCTTTCGCTGGCAGCAGCGAAGAAGCCCGGGAATACATCAGGCTGGGTTTCAAACTCGGCCTGGGCGGCGCCGCGACCTGGCCTCAAGCGCTACGCATGCACCGCGTGCTCGCCGAGCTGCCGCTGGATGCTGTGGTACTGGAAACCGACTCCCCGGACATGGCGCCCGCCATGTTCCCCGGTCAACGCAACAGCCCGGCGCATCTGCTGGCGATCTGCGCGGCACTGGCAGGGATTATGGCGATCAGTCCCGAGCAATTGGCCGCGGCCAGTACCGCTAACGCCTGTGAACTGTTCGACTGGTGA
- the cra gene encoding catabolite repressor/activator — protein MKLSDIAQLAGVSVTTASYVINGKAEQQRISRATVERVRAVVEQHGFTPNPQAAGLRSRHTRTLGFILPDLENPSYARIAKLLEQGARARGYQLLIASSDDAPDSERQLLQLFRARRCDALIVASCLPAGDDSYRQLQAKGIPIIAIDRVMDPEHFCSVISDDREASLHLTRSLLDPLPKQIALIGARPELSISQERAGGFKEALAGFNGEILIEEGESFSRECGKQLMEDLLQRLGHLPDALVTTSYVLLQGVFDALHDFPLKNRPLRLGTFGDTQLLDFLPLPVNAMSQQHQLIADKALALALAAIEQSDYQPGVQAIGRTFKQRIRQD, from the coding sequence TTGAAACTCAGTGATATTGCCCAGCTGGCCGGTGTGTCCGTTACCACTGCCAGCTACGTCATCAATGGCAAGGCCGAACAGCAGCGCATCAGCCGCGCCACCGTCGAACGCGTGCGGGCGGTCGTCGAACAACATGGCTTCACGCCTAATCCACAGGCCGCCGGTTTGCGCAGCCGGCACACCCGAACGCTTGGGTTCATTCTGCCGGATCTGGAAAACCCCAGTTACGCCCGTATCGCCAAATTGCTGGAACAAGGTGCGCGAGCTCGTGGCTATCAGTTGCTGATCGCCAGTTCCGACGATGCACCGGACAGCGAGCGGCAGTTGTTGCAACTATTCCGCGCCCGACGCTGCGACGCTTTGATCGTTGCCAGTTGCCTGCCGGCCGGTGACGACAGCTATCGCCAGTTGCAGGCCAAAGGCATTCCGATCATCGCCATCGACCGAGTCATGGACCCTGAGCACTTTTGCTCGGTGATCAGCGACGACCGCGAGGCTAGCCTGCATCTGACCCGCAGCCTGCTCGATCCTTTGCCCAAACAGATCGCGCTGATCGGCGCCCGTCCGGAGCTGAGTATCAGCCAAGAGCGCGCCGGCGGATTCAAAGAGGCCCTGGCCGGATTCAACGGTGAAATTCTCATCGAAGAAGGCGAGTCCTTCAGCCGCGAGTGCGGCAAGCAACTGATGGAAGATCTGCTGCAGCGCCTGGGGCACTTGCCCGATGCGTTGGTGACGACTTCCTACGTGCTGCTCCAGGGTGTGTTCGACGCCTTGCACGACTTCCCGCTGAAAAACCGTCCGCTACGCCTCGGCACGTTCGGTGACACGCAACTGCTGGACTTCCTGCCGCTGCCGGTCAACGCCATGTCCCAACAACATCAGCTGATTGCCGACAAGGCCCTCGCGCTGGCCCTGGCCGCCATCGAACAGTCCGATTACCAGCCTGGCGTGCAGGCCATCGGGCGGACGTTCAAGCAGCGGATTCGTCAGGACTGA
- the ptsP gene encoding phosphoenolpyruvate--protein phosphotransferase, whose product MLELTIEQISMGQSAVDKSAALQLLAGHLVNDGLVAEGYLAGLQAREAQGSTFLGQGIAIPHGTPQTRDQVFTTGVRLMQFPEGVDWGDGHIVYLAIGIAAKSDEHLRLLQLLTRALGETDLGQALRRASSAEALLKLLQGAPQELALDAQMIGLGVAAEDFEELVWRGARLLRHADCVSNGFAAVLQQVEALPLGDGLWWLHSEQTVKRPGLAFVTPDKPLRYLGQPLNGLFCLASLGEAHQTLLERLCALLIEGRGHELGRATSSRKVLEVLGGELPADWPSARIALANAHGLHARPAKILAQLAKSFDGEIRVRIVDRQDSAVSMKSLSKLLSLGARRGQVLEIIAEPCIATDALPALLAAIEEGLGEEVEPLPAVSAPREMSADIADVLLAPTSGSQVQAIAAAPGIAIGPAHIQVLQTIEYPLRGESAAVERERLKQALAQVRRDIQGLIERSQAKAIREIFITHQEMLDDPELTDEVDTRLKQGESAEAAWMAVIEAAARQQEALHDALLAERAADLRDIGRRVLAQLCGIETPGEPDQPYILVMDEVGPSDVARLDPARVAGILTARGGATAHSAIVARALGIPALVGAGPAVLLLAPGTPLLLDGQRGRLHVDADAATLQRATAERDTREHRLRAAAEQRHQPALTSDGHAVEVFANLGESAGVVSAVEQGAEGIGLLRTELIFMAHPQAPDEATQEAEYRRVLDGLAGRPLVVRTLDVGGDKPLPYWPIAKEENPFLGVRGIRLTLQRPKIMEVQLRALLRSADNRPLRIMFPMVGSVDEWRQARDMTERLRLEIPVADLQLGIMIEVPSAALLAPVLAKEVDFFSVGTNDLTQYTLAIDRGHPTLSGQADGLHPAVLQLIDITVRAAHANGKWVGVCGELAADPLAVPVLVGLGVDELSVGGRSIAEVKARIRELSFTQTQTLAQQALAVGSADEVRALVEAL is encoded by the coding sequence ATGCTCGAGCTGACCATTGAGCAGATATCCATGGGCCAGTCGGCTGTGGATAAATCCGCAGCGTTGCAGTTGTTGGCCGGGCATCTGGTCAACGACGGGCTGGTTGCAGAGGGGTATCTCGCCGGATTGCAGGCACGGGAAGCCCAGGGCTCGACCTTTCTCGGTCAAGGCATTGCCATCCCCCACGGGACGCCACAAACCCGCGATCAGGTGTTCACCACCGGTGTACGGTTGATGCAGTTTCCTGAGGGTGTGGATTGGGGAGACGGTCATATTGTCTATCTGGCCATCGGGATTGCCGCCAAGTCCGATGAGCACCTGCGTCTTCTGCAACTGCTGACCCGCGCCCTCGGTGAGACTGATCTGGGGCAGGCCCTGCGCCGCGCCAGTTCCGCTGAAGCGTTGTTGAAATTGCTCCAGGGCGCGCCGCAGGAACTGGCGCTGGATGCACAGATGATCGGCTTGGGCGTGGCGGCTGAAGACTTCGAAGAGTTGGTCTGGCGTGGCGCACGTTTGCTGCGCCACGCCGATTGTGTGAGCAATGGTTTCGCCGCCGTATTGCAACAGGTCGAAGCGTTGCCGCTCGGCGATGGCTTGTGGTGGTTGCACAGTGAGCAAACGGTGAAGCGCCCGGGCCTGGCCTTCGTGACACCCGACAAACCGCTACGTTACCTCGGCCAACCACTTAATGGTTTGTTCTGCCTGGCCAGCCTCGGCGAAGCTCATCAAACCCTGCTCGAGCGTTTATGCGCGCTGCTGATTGAAGGCCGTGGCCACGAATTGGGTCGCGCTACGAGCAGTCGCAAGGTGCTGGAAGTCCTGGGCGGTGAACTGCCGGCAGATTGGCCGAGCGCACGCATCGCGCTGGCCAACGCCCACGGGCTGCATGCGCGCCCGGCGAAGATCCTCGCGCAACTGGCGAAAAGTTTTGACGGTGAAATTCGCGTACGCATTGTCGATCGCCAGGACAGTGCGGTGTCGATGAAGAGTTTGAGCAAGTTGCTCAGCCTCGGTGCCCGTCGTGGTCAGGTGCTGGAAATCATCGCCGAACCGTGCATCGCCACCGATGCATTGCCCGCGTTGCTGGCTGCCATCGAAGAAGGCCTGGGTGAAGAGGTCGAGCCATTGCCGGCAGTGAGCGCGCCTCGCGAAATGTCTGCCGATATCGCCGACGTGCTGCTCGCGCCAACGTCCGGCAGTCAGGTCCAGGCTATCGCTGCCGCGCCGGGCATCGCCATCGGCCCGGCTCACATTCAGGTGCTGCAAACCATCGAATATCCTTTGCGCGGTGAGTCGGCTGCGGTCGAGCGCGAGCGACTCAAGCAAGCGTTGGCGCAGGTGCGCCGGGACATTCAGGGCTTGATCGAGCGCAGCCAGGCCAAGGCAATTCGCGAAATTTTCATCACCCATCAGGAAATGCTCGACGACCCGGAGCTGACAGACGAAGTCGACACCCGTCTCAAGCAAGGCGAAAGCGCTGAAGCCGCGTGGATGGCTGTGATCGAAGCGGCGGCCCGCCAACAGGAAGCGCTGCACGATGCATTGCTCGCCGAGCGTGCCGCTGATTTGCGCGACATCGGTCGTCGTGTACTGGCGCAACTGTGCGGTATTGAAACGCCGGGCGAGCCCGATCAACCGTACATTCTGGTGATGGACGAAGTCGGTCCGTCCGATGTGGCGCGTCTCGATCCGGCGCGCGTGGCCGGGATTCTCACGGCCCGTGGCGGCGCGACGGCGCACAGCGCCATCGTCGCCCGCGCGCTGGGGATTCCGGCACTGGTGGGCGCCGGCCCGGCGGTGTTGTTGCTGGCACCGGGCACGCCGTTGTTGCTCGATGGCCAGCGTGGACGTCTGCATGTGGACGCCGATGCAGCGACCTTGCAACGCGCCACCGCCGAGCGCGATACCCGCGAGCACCGCCTGAGGGCCGCGGCTGAACAACGTCATCAACCGGCGCTGACCAGCGATGGCCATGCCGTCGAAGTGTTTGCCAATCTTGGCGAAAGCGCCGGTGTCGTCAGTGCGGTGGAGCAGGGCGCCGAAGGTATCGGCCTGCTGCGCACCGAACTGATTTTCATGGCGCATCCGCAAGCGCCGGACGAAGCAACCCAGGAAGCCGAGTATCGTCGCGTGCTCGATGGTTTGGCCGGGCGTCCGCTGGTGGTGCGAACCCTAGACGTCGGCGGCGACAAACCGCTGCCGTATTGGCCGATAGCGAAGGAAGAAAACCCGTTCCTCGGCGTACGCGGTATCCGCCTGACCTTGCAGCGCCCGAAGATCATGGAAGTGCAGTTGCGCGCCTTGTTGCGGTCGGCCGACAACCGACCATTGCGGATCATGTTCCCGATGGTCGGCAGCGTCGACGAGTGGCGGCAGGCCCGGGACATGACGGAACGCTTGCGCCTGGAGATCCCGGTCGCAGACCTTCAACTGGGGATCATGATCGAAGTCCCGTCCGCTGCATTGCTGGCGCCTGTCCTGGCCAAAGAGGTCGACTTTTTCAGCGTCGGCACCAATGACTTGACGCAATACACCCTGGCCATTGACCGCGGTCATCCGACACTGTCTGGTCAGGCGGATGGCTTGCATCCCGCCGTGCTGCAACTGATCGACATCACCGTGCGAGCAGCCCATGCCAATGGCAAATGGGTGGGTGTGTGCGGTGAGTTGGCGGCTGATCCGCTGGCGGTGCCGGTGCTGGTCGGGCTGGGTGTGGATGAACTCAGTGTCGGCGGTCGCAGCATCGCCGAGGTCAAGGCGCGGATTCGCGAACTCAGCTTCACTCAGACTCAAACCCTCGCCCAACAGGCTCTGGCCGTGGGCAGCGCCGACGAAGTGCGCGCATTAGTGGAGGCCCTGTAA
- the pfkB gene encoding 1-phosphofructokinase, with product MARILTLTLNPALDLTVQLPRLEAGQVNRSDVMHTHAAGKGVNVAQVLADLGHQLTVSGFLGEDNLQAFETLFAKRGFVDAFIRVPGETRSNIKLAESDGRITDINGPGPHVDAAAQQALIQRLEQIAPGHDAVVVAGSLPQGVSPEWLQTMILRLKSLGLNVALDTSGDALRAGLKAAPWLIKPNIEELAGVLDCDVVSVVAQAEAAERLHAQGIEHVVISHGAEGVNWFSVGSALHATPPKVSVASTVGAGDSLLAGMLHGLLSADTPEQTLRTATAIAAMAVTQIGFGIDDAAQLARLEQGVRVRPLTEQ from the coding sequence ATGGCCCGGATTCTCACCCTGACCCTCAACCCGGCGCTGGACCTCACCGTCCAATTGCCACGCCTGGAGGCTGGTCAGGTCAACCGCAGCGACGTCATGCACACCCACGCGGCCGGCAAAGGCGTGAACGTGGCGCAGGTATTGGCCGACCTCGGGCATCAACTGACCGTCAGCGGTTTCCTCGGCGAAGACAACCTGCAAGCGTTCGAAACCCTGTTCGCCAAACGCGGTTTTGTCGATGCTTTCATCCGTGTTCCCGGCGAGACCCGCAGCAACATCAAACTGGCGGAAAGCGATGGACGCATCACTGACATCAACGGCCCCGGACCTCACGTCGATGCAGCGGCGCAGCAGGCATTGATCCAGAGACTGGAGCAGATCGCACCGGGGCATGACGCGGTCGTTGTCGCCGGTAGCCTTCCCCAGGGTGTCAGCCCTGAATGGTTGCAGACGATGATCCTGCGTTTGAAAAGCCTCGGTCTGAACGTTGCCCTCGACACCAGCGGCGACGCATTGCGTGCCGGGCTCAAAGCGGCGCCTTGGCTGATCAAACCCAACATTGAAGAACTGGCTGGAGTGTTGGACTGTGACGTGGTTTCGGTCGTTGCCCAGGCTGAAGCAGCGGAGCGATTGCATGCCCAGGGCATCGAGCATGTGGTGATTTCTCACGGTGCCGAGGGTGTGAACTGGTTCAGCGTCGGCTCGGCACTGCATGCCACACCGCCAAAGGTCAGCGTCGCCAGCACAGTGGGCGCGGGCGATTCGTTGCTGGCGGGGATGCTTCACGGTTTGCTCAGCGCCGACACGCCCGAGCAAACCTTGCGCACGGCCACGGCGATTGCCGCGATGGCGGTGACCCAGATCGGTTTCGGCATTGACGATGCAGCGCAACTGGCGCGGCTCGAGCAGGGGGTGCGCGTGCGTCCCCTGACAGAACAATAA
- a CDS encoding PTS fructose-like transporter subunit IIB, protein MKLAIVTACPNGMVTSVLCARLLDAAAQRQGWSTSVEVSDAAHPEHQLSAATIDDAEWVLLVTSAPVDMSRFVGKRVFQSAPAQALQDVDALLRRGAQEAQVYAAPEAVVESVAVAHNVPRLVAVTACPTGVAHTFMAAEALQQTAKRLGYDLQVETQGSVGARNPLSAAAIAEADVVLLAADIEVATERFAGKKIYRCGTGIALKQAEATLKKALAEGKQESASTGTSAPAKSEKTGVYKHLLTGVSFMLPMVVAGGLMIALSFVFGITAFKEEGTLAAALMQIGGDTAFKLMVPLLAGYIAYSIADRPGLAPGMIGGLLASTLGAGFIGGIIAGFLAGYAAKAINRYARLPQSLEALKPILIIPLLASLFTGLVMIYVVGKPVAGMLAGLTHFLDSMGTTNAILLGVLLGGMMCVDLGGPINKAAYAFSVGLLASQSYAPMAATMAAGMVPPIGLGIATFIARRKFAQTEREAGKAAFVLGLCFISEGAIPFAAKDPLRVIPASIAGGALTGALSMYFGCKLMAPHGGLFVLAIPNAINHALLYLLAIVAGSLLTAVAYALVKQPETVGLALEPVKA, encoded by the coding sequence ATGAAGTTAGCCATTGTTACGGCCTGCCCGAACGGCATGGTTACCAGTGTGCTGTGCGCCCGGTTGCTGGACGCCGCGGCCCAGCGTCAGGGCTGGAGCACCAGCGTCGAAGTCAGCGATGCCGCACACCCTGAGCACCAATTGTCGGCCGCGACCATCGACGATGCCGAGTGGGTATTGCTGGTAACCAGCGCGCCGGTGGACATGTCCCGATTTGTCGGCAAACGTGTGTTCCAGAGCGCGCCGGCCCAGGCCCTGCAAGATGTTGATGCGCTGCTGCGACGCGGTGCTCAGGAAGCGCAGGTGTACGCGGCGCCCGAAGCGGTTGTCGAATCCGTCGCCGTTGCCCACAACGTCCCGCGACTGGTCGCGGTCACCGCCTGCCCAACCGGCGTGGCGCACACCTTCATGGCCGCCGAAGCCTTGCAGCAAACGGCCAAGCGCTTGGGTTATGACCTGCAAGTTGAAACCCAGGGCTCGGTCGGTGCACGCAATCCGCTGAGCGCTGCGGCGATTGCCGAGGCTGATGTGGTGTTGCTGGCGGCGGACATCGAAGTCGCCACTGAGCGATTCGCCGGCAAAAAGATTTACCGTTGCGGCACCGGGATTGCCCTCAAGCAAGCCGAAGCGACCCTGAAAAAAGCCTTGGCCGAAGGCAAGCAGGAAAGCGCGTCCACCGGGACCAGCGCACCGGCCAAGTCTGAGAAAACCGGCGTTTACAAACACCTGCTGACCGGTGTGTCGTTCATGCTGCCGATGGTGGTGGCGGGCGGTTTGATGATTGCGCTGTCGTTCGTGTTCGGCATTACGGCGTTCAAGGAAGAGGGCACGCTGGCGGCGGCGCTGATGCAGATCGGCGGCGACACCGCGTTCAAGTTGATGGTGCCGTTGCTGGCGGGTTACATCGCTTATTCCATTGCCGACCGTCCGGGCCTTGCGCCGGGGATGATTGGTGGCTTGCTGGCGAGTACCCTGGGCGCCGGTTTTATCGGCGGGATCATTGCCGGTTTTCTCGCCGGTTATGCAGCCAAGGCGATCAACCGTTATGCACGTTTGCCGCAAAGCCTTGAGGCGCTGAAACCGATCCTGATTATCCCGTTGCTGGCGAGTCTGTTCACCGGTCTGGTGATGATTTACGTGGTCGGCAAACCGGTGGCCGGAATGCTCGCCGGGCTGACGCATTTCCTCGACAGCATGGGCACCACCAACGCGATCCTGCTCGGCGTGTTGCTGGGCGGCATGATGTGCGTTGACCTCGGCGGACCGATCAACAAAGCCGCGTATGCGTTTTCGGTCGGGCTGCTGGCGTCGCAGAGTTATGCACCGATGGCAGCGACCATGGCCGCCGGCATGGTGCCGCCGATTGGCCTGGGCATCGCCACCTTCATTGCTCGGCGCAAGTTTGCTCAGACCGAGCGCGAGGCTGGTAAAGCGGCGTTTGTGCTGGGGCTGTGTTTCATCTCCGAAGGGGCGATTCCGTTTGCGGCGAAAGACCCCTTGCGGGTGATTCCGGCAAGCATTGCCGGCGGCGCGCTGACCGGTGCGTTGTCGATGTATTTCGGCTGCAAACTGATGGCGCCCCACGGCGGGTTGTTTGTGTTGGCGATTCCGAATGCGATCAATCATGCGCTGCTTTATTTGTTGGCGATTGTGGCGGGGAGTCTGTTGACGGCAGTGGCGTATGCGCTGGTCAAACAGCCTGAGACGGTGGGGTTGGCGCTGGAGCCTGTCAAGGCGTAG
- a CDS encoding alkaline phosphatase D family protein, giving the protein MSEFDPGRRRVMQAVGAGLLLPGLAPAVIASVKDRPQLTDGVQSGDLLGDRAIIWSRSDRPARIVVEWDTRSVFTNPRRFVSPLADARTDFTARVELTGLPADQAIFYRVQFEDAQTGVTSEPWFGHLRSVPQTRRDIRFVWSGDTAGQGFGINPDIGGMRIYEAMRRRLPDFFIHSGDSIYADGPVPAQLITENGRVWRNITTEAKSKVAETVDDYRGNYRYNLMDENIRRFNAEVPQIWQWDDHEVVNNWSPDKQLDGRYLSKDIPSLVGRARQAWLEYAPMRLQSADGGGRIYRQLGYGPLLDVFVLDMRSYRGANDDNLGAAKPFLGREQLDWLKTSLKASKAQWKIIAADMPIGLGADDGHVRLGVPRWDAVANGDPGPAQGREMEIAELLGFLRAQQVRNFVFITADVHYCAAHFYHPDRAAFQDFEPFWEFVAGPLNAGSFGPDTLDRTFGPEAVFVKAAPMQNASPFAGYQFFGEVNIDGQSGELSVVLRDLDGVAVFEQKLQPV; this is encoded by the coding sequence ATGAGCGAATTCGATCCCGGGCGTCGCCGGGTCATGCAAGCGGTTGGTGCCGGATTGCTGTTGCCGGGGCTGGCGCCGGCGGTGATTGCGTCGGTCAAGGATCGGCCGCAACTCACGGATGGCGTGCAGTCCGGTGACCTTTTGGGCGACCGGGCGATTATCTGGAGTCGCAGCGACCGTCCCGCGCGGATCGTGGTCGAGTGGGACACCCGCAGCGTGTTCACCAACCCCCGACGATTCGTCTCTCCCCTGGCCGATGCCCGCACTGATTTCACCGCCCGGGTCGAACTCACCGGGCTGCCCGCCGATCAGGCGATTTTCTATCGTGTGCAGTTTGAAGATGCCCAGACCGGCGTGACCAGTGAGCCCTGGTTCGGCCACTTGCGCAGTGTGCCGCAGACCCGCCGCGACATCCGTTTTGTCTGGAGCGGCGACACTGCCGGGCAAGGCTTCGGCATCAACCCGGACATTGGCGGCATGCGCATTTATGAAGCCATGCGTCGGCGCCTGCCGGACTTTTTTATCCACAGCGGTGACAGCATTTACGCCGACGGTCCGGTGCCGGCGCAACTGATCACCGAAAACGGCCGGGTATGGCGCAACATCACCACCGAGGCCAAGAGCAAAGTGGCTGAGACCGTGGATGATTACCGCGGTAATTACCGCTACAACCTGATGGACGAAAACATCCGCCGTTTCAACGCCGAAGTCCCGCAGATCTGGCAGTGGGATGACCATGAAGTGGTGAACAACTGGTCGCCGGACAAGCAACTGGATGGGCGCTATCTGAGTAAAGATATCCCCAGCCTGGTGGGGCGTGCACGCCAGGCCTGGCTCGAATATGCGCCGATGCGGTTGCAGAGTGCCGACGGTGGCGGGCGGATTTATCGTCAGCTCGGTTACGGGCCGCTGCTTGATGTGTTCGTGCTCGACATGCGCAGTTATCGCGGTGCCAATGACGACAATCTCGGTGCTGCAAAACCGTTCCTTGGGCGCGAGCAACTGGACTGGCTGAAGACGTCGCTCAAAGCGTCGAAAGCCCAATGGAAAATCATCGCCGCCGACATGCCGATTGGCCTCGGCGCGGATGACGGCCACGTCCGCCTTGGTGTTCCGCGCTGGGACGCGGTGGCCAACGGTGATCCCGGACCGGCCCAGGGGCGCGAAATGGAAATCGCCGAATTGCTCGGTTTTCTGCGAGCACAACAAGTGCGCAATTTTGTGTTCATTACGGCCGATGTGCATTACTGCGCCGCGCATTTCTACCATCCGGACAGGGCGGCGTTTCAGGATTTCGAACCGTTCTGGGAGTTCGTCGCCGGGCCGCTGAATGCCGGTAGTTTCGGGCCGGATACGCTGGATAGAACCTTCGGCCCGGAGGCGGTGTTCGTGAAAGCTGCGCCGATGCAAAACGCTTCACCGTTTGCCGGGTATCAGTTTTTCGGGGAAGTGAATATAGACGGGCAGAGCGGGGAGTTGAGCGTGGTGTTGCGGGATCTGGATGGGGTTGCTGTATTCGAGCAGAAACTACAACCGGTTTGA